One Acanthopagrus latus isolate v.2019 chromosome 12, fAcaLat1.1, whole genome shotgun sequence genomic region harbors:
- the anxa4 gene encoding annexin A4: MAAIGIRGTVTEAPGFDPEADTQKLRDAMKGAGTNEATIIEILAHRTIAQRQRIKEAFKQSVGKDLADELSSELSGNFRSVVLGLLMLAPVYDAYELKTAMKGAGTEEACLIDILASRSNAEIRTINAFYKKEYEKSLEDAISGDTSGMFKRVLVSLLTAGRDESDKVDEAQAVVDAKEIYEAGEARWGTDEVKFLTVLCVRNRNHLLRVFAEYQKISGRDIEDSIKREMSGCLEDVFLAIVKCLRNKQAFFAERLYKSMKGLGTTDSVLIRIMVARAEIDMLDIKAEFLKMYGKTLYSFIKGDTSGDYRKILLELCGGE; this comes from the exons ATTGGAATCCGTGGTACAGTTACCGAGGCGCCTGGTTTCGACCCAGAGGCCGATACCCAGAAGCTCAGAGATGCCATGAAGGGAGCTG gCACCAATGAGGCAACCATCATTGAGATCCTCGCACACCGTACTATTGCCCAGAGGCAGCGCATCAAAGAGGCCTTCAAACAATCAGTTGGGAAG GACCTGGCTGATGAACTGTCCTCAGAGCTGAGTGGAAACTTCAGGAGTGTCGTCCTAGGTCTGCTGATGCTGGCACCTGTGTATGATGCCTACGAGCTAAAGACAGCAATGAAG GGGGCTGGAACAGAGGAGGCTTGTCTCATCGATATTCTGGCCTCAAGGTCGAACGCTGAAATAAGAACCATCAATGCTTTCTACAAGAAAG AATATGAGAAATCCTTGGAGGACGCTATAAGCGGAGACACATCTGGGATGTTTAAGAGAGTTTTGGTGTCTTTACTCACG GCTGGCCGGGATGAAAGCGACAAAGTGGACGAGGCCCAGGCTGTTGTGGATGCCAAG GAAATCTACGAGGCTGGTGAGGCTCGATGGGGCACGGATGAGGTGAAGTTCCTCACAGTGCTCTGTGTGAGGAACCGAAACCACCTGCTGCGAG tcTTCGCGGAGTATCAGAAGATTTCTGGAAGAGACATCGAGGATAGCATTAAGAGGGAGATGTCTGGCTGTCTGGAGGACGTCTTCCTGGCCATAG tgaAATGCTTGAGGAACAAGCAAGCATTCTTTGCCGAGCGATTATACAAATCCATGAAG GGGCTGGGCACCACAGACAGTGTCCTCATTAGAATAATGGTTGCTAGGGCTGAGATTGACATGTTGGACATTAAGGCGGAGTTCCTGAAGATGTACGGCAAGACTCTGTACTCCTTCATCAAG GGAGACACGTCTGGTGACTACCGCAAAATCCTGCTGGAGCTGTGTGGAGGCGAGTAA